A single window of Solanum dulcamara chromosome 5, daSolDulc1.2, whole genome shotgun sequence DNA harbors:
- the LOC129888549 gene encoding uncharacterized protein LOC129888549: MKLVWSPEKASKAYIDTVKSCKIFRESSVAEMISAMAAGWDAQMIVETWSRGGVMATSIGLAVANHHTGGRHICVVPDEVSRTEYVEAMENAGMSPEVVVGEPEEAMNGLMGIDFLVVDCRRNDFGRILGVAKLGHRGAVLICKNASSRIASDFRWRSVLDGKSRIVRSVFLPVGEGLDIAHVGATVSGGGKMGGSGKTESRWIRHFDRESGEEFVIRK, encoded by the exons atgaaGTTAGTTTGGTCTCCAGAAAAAGCATCTAAAGCTTATATTGATACTGTTAAATcc TGTAAGATATTTCGAGAATCTAGTGTAGCTGAGATGATATCAGCTATGGCTGCAGGATGGGACGCACAGATGATTGTAGAAACATGGTCGAGAGGTGGGGTTATGGCTACAAGTATTGGATTGGCTGTGGCAAATCATCATACTGGTGGTAGGCATATTTGTGTAGTTCCAGATGAAGTTTCAAGAACAGAGTATGTAGAAGCTATGGAAAACGCCGGGATGTCGCCGGAAGTTGTGGTCGGAGAACCGGAAGAAGCGATGAATGGGTTGATGGGGATTGattttttagtggtggattgtAGAAGAAATGATTTCGGTAGAATATTGGGGGTTGCTAAATTAGGACATAGAGGAGCAGTTTTGATTTGTAAAAATGCAAGTTCAAGAATTGCTTCTGATTTCCGGTGGCGGAGTGTCCTCGACGGAAAATCAAGAATCGTTCGGTCGGTTTTTCTGCCGGTGGGTGAAGGTTTGGATATTGCTCATGTCGGAGCCACCGTGAGCGGCGGAGGAAAAATGGGTGGTTCCGGGAAGACAGAAAGTCGATGGATTAGACATTttgatagagaatcaggggaggAATTTGTGATACGCAAGTGA
- the LOC129889913 gene encoding uncharacterized protein LOC129889913 isoform X1 — protein MASFRTTTSFLVREIFRPSIHLPNVVRFIHISPAPFRAKSLVVNHRILTRSLSFSPIRCAASSNGGADDGKKSPARLAQVQQLLYEAKERAQAAGNDPIPKITLDHVSVNFARSGGPGGQNVNKVNTKVDMRFNVENAYWLSDRVREKILQMEKNRINKDGELVISSTKTRTQKGNIEDALSKLQAIIDAASYVPPPPSEEQVKRITKLAAIGERKRLDNKKAQSQKKAMRRSRDTYD, from the exons ATGGCATCATTCAGAACTACCACAAGCTTTCTCGTCCGGGAAATTTTCCGTCCGTCAATACACTTACCAAATGTTGTTCGCTTCATCCATATCTCACCGGCGCCGTTTCGGGCGAAGAGCCTTGTTGTGAATCATCGGATTTTAACACGTAGTCTCTCTTTTAGTCCCATTAGGTGTGCGGCGTCGTCCAACGGTGGTGCTGATGATGGAAAGAAATCTCCTGCGCGGCTTGCTCAGGTCCAACAGCTGCTTTATGAAGCCAAGGAGCGAGCTCAAGCTGCTGGAAATGATCCTATTCCTAAGATTACTCTTG ATCATGTGTCCGTTAACTTTGCAAGAAGTGGAGGTCCTGGAGGTCAAAATGTCAATAAAG TAAATACCAAGGTGGATATGCGGTTCAATGTTGAAAATGCTTACTGGTTAAGTGACAGAGTCAGAGAGAAGATTTTGCAAATG GAAAAGAATCGGATAAATAAGGATGGAGAGCTTGTGATCTCTTCAACAAAGACGAGAACTCAGAA GGGTAACATCGAAGATGCTTTGAGTAAATTACAG GCTATAATTGATGCTGCCTCGTATGTACCACCACCTCCATCTGAAGAGCAAGTGAAACGAATAACGAAATT AGCTGCTATAGGGGAGCGCAAACGACTTGACAATAAGAAGGCCCAGTCACAAAAGAAGGCTATGCGAAGAAGCAGAGATACTTATGACTGA
- the LOC129889913 gene encoding uncharacterized protein LOC129889913 isoform X2 yields the protein MASFRTTTSFLVREIFRPSIHLPNVVRFIHISPAPFRAKSLVVNHRILTRSLSFSPIRCAASSNGGADDGKKSPARLAQVQQLLYEAKERAQAAGNDPIPKITLDHVSVNFARSGGPGGQNVNKVNTKVDMRFNVENAYWLSDRVREKILQMEKNRINKDGELVISSTKTRTQKGNIEDALSKLQAIIDAASYVPPPPSEEQVKRITKLGAQTT from the exons ATGGCATCATTCAGAACTACCACAAGCTTTCTCGTCCGGGAAATTTTCCGTCCGTCAATACACTTACCAAATGTTGTTCGCTTCATCCATATCTCACCGGCGCCGTTTCGGGCGAAGAGCCTTGTTGTGAATCATCGGATTTTAACACGTAGTCTCTCTTTTAGTCCCATTAGGTGTGCGGCGTCGTCCAACGGTGGTGCTGATGATGGAAAGAAATCTCCTGCGCGGCTTGCTCAGGTCCAACAGCTGCTTTATGAAGCCAAGGAGCGAGCTCAAGCTGCTGGAAATGATCCTATTCCTAAGATTACTCTTG ATCATGTGTCCGTTAACTTTGCAAGAAGTGGAGGTCCTGGAGGTCAAAATGTCAATAAAG TAAATACCAAGGTGGATATGCGGTTCAATGTTGAAAATGCTTACTGGTTAAGTGACAGAGTCAGAGAGAAGATTTTGCAAATG GAAAAGAATCGGATAAATAAGGATGGAGAGCTTGTGATCTCTTCAACAAAGACGAGAACTCAGAA GGGTAACATCGAAGATGCTTTGAGTAAATTACAG GCTATAATTGATGCTGCCTCGTATGTACCACCACCTCCATCTGAAGAGCAAGTGAAACGAATAACGAAATT GGGAGCGCAAACGACTTGA
- the LOC129889914 gene encoding uncharacterized protein LOC129889914 isoform X2: MQGGRDPFSNFGNPFGSFGGFGGFGGQRSLLSGFFGGRDPFDDPFFTNPFGGMFGSTPFGPRGGPFMDSHMTGFLEQQPSVPFQQHSVPFQQPSAPFQQPRSRGPVIEELDSDDEKEERDISKDKEQNTEEKQNKRKHARSRTEPFIEYPDDGAGERKSKQMVFQNDFQRANNVQQPQVRSFSFQSSTVSYGGANGTYYTSSKTRRSGSDGLTFEESKEADSATGKASHRVSRGIHNKGHSLSRKLDSDGRVDTMQTLHNLNENELDGFEETWKGKARNQLPGLYGGFNLQGDTGSGSSVQNGVNRDGWALPSTESAHHSGNLGQGVGNAAGPSHPMHSRRPKTDAGNVMGSSKGTTGSNMERAKKR, translated from the exons ATGCAGGGAGGCAGAGACCCCTTTTCCAATTTTGGTAATCCTTTTGGAAGCTTTGGTGGTTTCGGCGGATTTGGAGGCCAGAGGAGTTTATTATCTGGCTTTTTTGGAGGCAGAGACCCGTTTGATGATCCGTTCTTCACAAACCCATTTGGAGGCATGTTTGGATCGACCCCTTTCGGTCCTCGCGGAGGCCCATTCATGGACTCTCACATGACTGGATTTCTGGAACAACAGCCTTCTGTCCCTTTCCAACAGCATTCTGTCCCCTTCCAACAACCTTCTGCCCCCTTCCAGCAGCCTAGGTCTAGGGGTCCTGTTATTGAGGAGTTGGACTCTGATGATGAGAAGGAGGAAAGGGATATTTCGAAAGATAAGGAACAGAACACAGAGGAGAAACAGAACAAGAGAAAGCATGCTAGGTCAAGAACTGAGCCTTTTATTGAATATCCAGATGATGGAGCAGGAG AGAGAAAGAGTAAGCAAATGGTATTCCAGAATGATTTCCAGAGAGCAAATAATGTCCAACAGCCGCAAGTACGTAGCTTTAGCTTTCAGAGTTCTACCGTGTCCTATGGTGGTGCAAATGGTACCTATTACACTTCTTCCAAAACAAGGAGGAGCGGAAGTGATGGA CTGACTTTCGAGGAAAGTAAAGAAGCTGATTCAGCTACTGGGAAAGCAAGTCACAGGGTTTCAAGGGGAATACATAATAAG GGTCATTCTTTGTCGCGGAAACTCGATTCAGATGGCAGGGTGGACACCATGCAGACATTACACAACCTTAATGAAA ATGAACTTGATGGATTTGAAGAAACCTGGAAAGGAAAAGCTAGAAATCAGCTACCTGGCCTGTATGGTGGGTTTAATTTACAAGGTGATACTG GGTCTGGGAGCAGTGTTCAGAATGGTGTGAATAGGGATGGATGGGCACTTCCTTCGACAGAGAGCGCACATCATTCGGGGAACCTCGGACAAGGTGTAGGTAATGCTGCTGGCCCTTCCCATCCAATGCATTCACGGAGGCCAAAAACAGATGCTGGGAATGTGATGGGTTCTTCAAAGGGCACCACTGGTAGTAATATGGAGAGAGCTAAGAAACGTTGA
- the LOC129889914 gene encoding uncharacterized protein LOC129889914 isoform X1: MQGGRDPFSNFGNPFGSFGGFGGFGGQRSLLSGFFGGRDPFDDPFFTNPFGGMFGSTPFGPRGGPFMDSHMTGFLEQQPSVPFQQHSVPFQQPSAPFQQPRSRGPVIEELDSDDEKEERDISKDKEQNTEEKQNKRKHARSRTEPFIEYPDDGAGAERKSKQMVFQNDFQRANNVQQPQVRSFSFQSSTVSYGGANGTYYTSSKTRRSGSDGLTFEESKEADSATGKASHRVSRGIHNKGHSLSRKLDSDGRVDTMQTLHNLNENELDGFEETWKGKARNQLPGLYGGFNLQGDTGSGSSVQNGVNRDGWALPSTESAHHSGNLGQGVGNAAGPSHPMHSRRPKTDAGNVMGSSKGTTGSNMERAKKR, translated from the exons ATGCAGGGAGGCAGAGACCCCTTTTCCAATTTTGGTAATCCTTTTGGAAGCTTTGGTGGTTTCGGCGGATTTGGAGGCCAGAGGAGTTTATTATCTGGCTTTTTTGGAGGCAGAGACCCGTTTGATGATCCGTTCTTCACAAACCCATTTGGAGGCATGTTTGGATCGACCCCTTTCGGTCCTCGCGGAGGCCCATTCATGGACTCTCACATGACTGGATTTCTGGAACAACAGCCTTCTGTCCCTTTCCAACAGCATTCTGTCCCCTTCCAACAACCTTCTGCCCCCTTCCAGCAGCCTAGGTCTAGGGGTCCTGTTATTGAGGAGTTGGACTCTGATGATGAGAAGGAGGAAAGGGATATTTCGAAAGATAAGGAACAGAACACAGAGGAGAAACAGAACAAGAGAAAGCATGCTAGGTCAAGAACTGAGCCTTTTATTGAATATCCAGATGATGGAGCAGGAG CAGAGAGAAAGAGTAAGCAAATGGTATTCCAGAATGATTTCCAGAGAGCAAATAATGTCCAACAGCCGCAAGTACGTAGCTTTAGCTTTCAGAGTTCTACCGTGTCCTATGGTGGTGCAAATGGTACCTATTACACTTCTTCCAAAACAAGGAGGAGCGGAAGTGATGGA CTGACTTTCGAGGAAAGTAAAGAAGCTGATTCAGCTACTGGGAAAGCAAGTCACAGGGTTTCAAGGGGAATACATAATAAG GGTCATTCTTTGTCGCGGAAACTCGATTCAGATGGCAGGGTGGACACCATGCAGACATTACACAACCTTAATGAAA ATGAACTTGATGGATTTGAAGAAACCTGGAAAGGAAAAGCTAGAAATCAGCTACCTGGCCTGTATGGTGGGTTTAATTTACAAGGTGATACTG GGTCTGGGAGCAGTGTTCAGAATGGTGTGAATAGGGATGGATGGGCACTTCCTTCGACAGAGAGCGCACATCATTCGGGGAACCTCGGACAAGGTGTAGGTAATGCTGCTGGCCCTTCCCATCCAATGCATTCACGGAGGCCAAAAACAGATGCTGGGAATGTGATGGGTTCTTCAAAGGGCACCACTGGTAGTAATATGGAGAGAGCTAAGAAACGTTGA
- the LOC129889915 gene encoding IRK-interacting protein isoform X1, protein MANSSSSSSKSSISPRHPPLFTPIEEGNEEEEFSQGRSSFRAETTPSEAEYRHHPTPLHSKTENKGKVSNKKRQENDEKGVLCNKCRPSNRERITVVPLDNKGNSVNSPHGGIFKSVLSNLVKKSPRLSSSSEVESSSVGGVSTREEQWKIALAEVSHKLIQATRKRDEAVLEASRLKFSMVELEKKLNKLEIYCHNLKSGLDVCSNNVMTNKSPLNLIQRVKFGEEDKVIEHFLVMVSEARSSVRILSRSMTLQLRQIGSKVYDRIALLLQPYEIKISISRNPRGLLVYLEALLNRAFYEDFESIGYQKSSCNQILNPIDRCESNFSLYNRLKDLTWEEVLSKGTRFYSEEFSKFCDRKMSEIVAMLGWNRAWPEPLLQAFFGASKAVWLVHLLANSLHPTLPIFRVDKEMKFDSVYMEDMGADRAKKLVPNMVRIMVTPGFYVYDNVVKCKVLCRYNNNIGIYNNEVNDLKGLITPSPT, encoded by the exons atggctaattcttcttcttcctcctcaaaATCCTCCATTTCTCCTCGTCATCCTCCTCTTTTCACTCCT ATTGAAGAAGGGAATGAAGAAGAGGAGTTTTCACAAGGGAGAAGCAGCTTTAGAGCAGAAACAACACCAAGTGAAGCTGAATACAGGCACCATCCTACACCTTTACACTCTAAAACAGAGAATAAAGGCAAAGTGTCTAACAAAAAGAGgcaagaaaatgatgaaaaggGAGTTTTGTGTAACAAGTGCAGGCCAAGCAATAGGGAGAGAATCACTGTGGTTCCATTAGACAACAAGGGCAATTCTGTAAATAGCCCACATGGTGGTATATTCAAATCTGTTCTGTCTAATCTGGTTAAAAAAAGTCCAagattatcatcatcatcagaaGTTGAGTCATCTTCTGTTGGTGGAGTGTCAACAAGAGAGGAACAATGGAAAATTGCATTGGCTGAGGTTTCACATAAGCTAATTCAAGCTACACGAAAAAGAGATGAGGCTGTTTTAGAAGCATCAAGATTGAAGTTTTCTATGGTTGAGCTTGAGAAAAAGCTAAACAAACTTGAAATTTACTGTCACAACTTGAAATCTGGTCTTGATGTTTGTAGCAACAATGTTATGACCAACAAATCCCCTTTAAATTTGATCCAAAGAGTGAAATTTGGTGAAGAGGATAAAGTGATTGAGCATTTCTTGGTTATGGTCTCTGAGGCAAGATCATCTGTTAGGATTTTAAGTCGATCGATGACTCTTCAGCTTAGACAAATTGGTAGCAAAGTTTATGACCGAATTGCATTACTACTTCAACCATAtgaaatcaagatttcaatttCAAGAAACCCCAGAGGCTTACTTGTGTATCTTGAAGCCTTGTTAAACAGAGCTTTTTATGAGGATTTTGAATCTATTGGATACCAAAAGAGTTCTTGTAACCAAATCTTGAACCCCATTGATCGTTGCGAATCGAATTTCAGTTTGTACAATCGATTAAAGGACTTAACATGGGAGGAAGTATTGAGCAAAGGGACAAGATTTTACAGTGAAGAATTCAGCAAGTTTTGTGATAGGAAAATGAGTGAAATTGTTGCTATGTTAGGATGGAACCGTGCTTGGCCTGAACCACTATTGCAAGCTTTTTTTGGTGCATCAAAAGCAGTTTGGCTAGTGCACTTATTGGCTAACTCACTGCACCCAACTTTGCCTATTTTCAGAGTGGATAAAGAGATGAAATTTGACTCAGTATACATGGAGGACATGGGTGCAGACAGGGCCAAGAAGTTGGTCCCTAACATGGTTAGGATCATGGTTACACCAGGGTTCTATGTCTATGACAATGTGGTCAAGTGCAAGGTGCTTTGCaggtataataataatattggaaTTTACAACAATGAGGTTAATGATCTAAAAGGTTTAATAACCCCATCACCTACATAA
- the LOC129889915 gene encoding IRK-interacting protein isoform X2, which translates to MANSSSPFTPIEEGNEEEEFSQGRSSFRAETTPSEAEYRHHPTPLHSKTENKGKVSNKKRQENDEKGVLCNKCRPSNRERITVVPLDNKGNSVNSPHGGIFKSVLSNLVKKSPRLSSSSEVESSSVGGVSTREEQWKIALAEVSHKLIQATRKRDEAVLEASRLKFSMVELEKKLNKLEIYCHNLKSGLDVCSNNVMTNKSPLNLIQRVKFGEEDKVIEHFLVMVSEARSSVRILSRSMTLQLRQIGSKVYDRIALLLQPYEIKISISRNPRGLLVYLEALLNRAFYEDFESIGYQKSSCNQILNPIDRCESNFSLYNRLKDLTWEEVLSKGTRFYSEEFSKFCDRKMSEIVAMLGWNRAWPEPLLQAFFGASKAVWLVHLLANSLHPTLPIFRVDKEMKFDSVYMEDMGADRAKKLVPNMVRIMVTPGFYVYDNVVKCKVLCRYNNNIGIYNNEVNDLKGLITPSPT; encoded by the exons ATGGCTAATTCATCTTCGCCTTTTACTCCT ATTGAAGAAGGGAATGAAGAAGAGGAGTTTTCACAAGGGAGAAGCAGCTTTAGAGCAGAAACAACACCAAGTGAAGCTGAATACAGGCACCATCCTACACCTTTACACTCTAAAACAGAGAATAAAGGCAAAGTGTCTAACAAAAAGAGgcaagaaaatgatgaaaaggGAGTTTTGTGTAACAAGTGCAGGCCAAGCAATAGGGAGAGAATCACTGTGGTTCCATTAGACAACAAGGGCAATTCTGTAAATAGCCCACATGGTGGTATATTCAAATCTGTTCTGTCTAATCTGGTTAAAAAAAGTCCAagattatcatcatcatcagaaGTTGAGTCATCTTCTGTTGGTGGAGTGTCAACAAGAGAGGAACAATGGAAAATTGCATTGGCTGAGGTTTCACATAAGCTAATTCAAGCTACACGAAAAAGAGATGAGGCTGTTTTAGAAGCATCAAGATTGAAGTTTTCTATGGTTGAGCTTGAGAAAAAGCTAAACAAACTTGAAATTTACTGTCACAACTTGAAATCTGGTCTTGATGTTTGTAGCAACAATGTTATGACCAACAAATCCCCTTTAAATTTGATCCAAAGAGTGAAATTTGGTGAAGAGGATAAAGTGATTGAGCATTTCTTGGTTATGGTCTCTGAGGCAAGATCATCTGTTAGGATTTTAAGTCGATCGATGACTCTTCAGCTTAGACAAATTGGTAGCAAAGTTTATGACCGAATTGCATTACTACTTCAACCATAtgaaatcaagatttcaatttCAAGAAACCCCAGAGGCTTACTTGTGTATCTTGAAGCCTTGTTAAACAGAGCTTTTTATGAGGATTTTGAATCTATTGGATACCAAAAGAGTTCTTGTAACCAAATCTTGAACCCCATTGATCGTTGCGAATCGAATTTCAGTTTGTACAATCGATTAAAGGACTTAACATGGGAGGAAGTATTGAGCAAAGGGACAAGATTTTACAGTGAAGAATTCAGCAAGTTTTGTGATAGGAAAATGAGTGAAATTGTTGCTATGTTAGGATGGAACCGTGCTTGGCCTGAACCACTATTGCAAGCTTTTTTTGGTGCATCAAAAGCAGTTTGGCTAGTGCACTTATTGGCTAACTCACTGCACCCAACTTTGCCTATTTTCAGAGTGGATAAAGAGATGAAATTTGACTCAGTATACATGGAGGACATGGGTGCAGACAGGGCCAAGAAGTTGGTCCCTAACATGGTTAGGATCATGGTTACACCAGGGTTCTATGTCTATGACAATGTGGTCAAGTGCAAGGTGCTTTGCaggtataataataatattggaaTTTACAACAATGAGGTTAATGATCTAAAAGGTTTAATAACCCCATCACCTACATAA